The nucleotide sequence TTATCTCGAAAATTAGAGAAAATGATTTTgtatttcttgttttttattcaCTCTCTACATTTGTAAACACTTTCTTTTCAGAAACGACATCAATATATTCCAAACTTTAAAAATGCCTCGATTTAAACTTTAAACACATTACAAATTAGCCAAAgtgcttttaaataaatgcatTTTGCGTGCAGGTTTGGGATTTCACTACAATTGCTTGAACAACTAGATAATGATATACATAAGTAAACTGCTAATAGTTATCTTTGAACTTTTTTCATGTAGTTAACTTTACGCCTATGCCGTGTTTAAATGCTGCAGGACCACAGGAGCTGttgaaaataaagaaaacaaataataaatattggtAAATGGAACATTTTACATAAGAAGTGTACGTACCCAGGCGAACAACCGCGATTATGGTGCCAAATAGGATGAAATTGAAGCGGACTTCGGAGGACACGCGCTTCTGCTCCTCGGCGGGATCGGGTTGCGATTGTTGCAGGCGGAACATCTTtgtttattatgttatttacttatttaaaaaaacgTGCGGCCCAAAATGCAAAAACTGTTTAAGAGTGACCGTTGATGGATTGCTGTTAAAATACCTGTTATTACATTTTGCCAGTTAGTGCTATGAGGTGTCAAAACATCGATGAaaacatcgatgcatcgatgtttttgaaattttcgATGTTTTTTTTCAACCATCGATGTTTCACTACGTTATAAGTACGCAAAGCATTTTAGCTGCTCAGCCCTAAATGAAAATATCTGTTACGTCCTACCTGTCAGAAGACTTG is from Drosophila suzukii chromosome 3, CBGP_Dsuzu_IsoJpt1.0, whole genome shotgun sequence and encodes:
- the LOC108011844 gene encoding uncharacterized protein, with the translated sequence MFRLQQSQPDPAEEQKRVSSEVRFNFILFGTIIAVVRLAPVVLQHLNTA